Part of the Uloborus diversus isolate 005 chromosome 9, Udiv.v.3.1, whole genome shotgun sequence genome is shown below.
gactgcagtttcgtgcttattagcacttatcagcccggcataggaaagtgactgagctggagatggaaaacctctggcggtgtatttcacatagctcaacttgtttgatgatgaattaattgccagttagtgaccgtatgtgcccccGTTTTTTATTAACATtcatcctcattaaaggtattacgaatacaacttaaaaagctagtacattgttgaacaccatttacattacagatgtatttatcccttagtaataatacagtgatttatacttttcagttagtgcttaacggttaaaatgagacagcgattcccttcactttcttcggagattttatacctccactccctgaACTAGTTcaactacagcccctcaaaaGAGCTCACCTTACTGAAAAGACatattttgttattcttttgtagtaaaaagtttacacgagcgcataaaaaaggttaattactatgtttgaaaaaacaaaactagaaaaaaaCGCGATAAAGTGAAGCCGcaaaagtcgaagcgcgaagtagcgagggatgaCTGTAAGTGGCTTGTATAATAATAATCTACAATTCTGGGCAACAGAGCCGGCATTAAGCCGATTAGAGTAAAAAAAGCCCAATAGGGCCCCAGGGCCCCcgctcggaaaaaaaaaaattttcctcacaaaaataaataagaaaataaaagaaataaaaagttcaaatgaacttaactgaCATTAATCATAATATGCTTAACTGATATTTAATCTGAGGGTACGGATCTACTTCCAGTACGATTAAGGGAGTAGGGAGTTTCCTGAGGCTTTTAGCATCCCTTTTAAAGTTAGGAAATATACGTCCAAAACTAATCGTCTCAAAtaaatttccagaagaaaaatatgaaacatacagccaagttgaacattttaaaaattatacatctAAGGCCATACTCGCTGTACCCTACAACTTCTGGTCAAGAGAAAGGAACTAAGGGTGTATAGaaccaaagtacaaatttttaatgattatcagcAATTAATACAATCCACAGTAATGTAAGGGTCAAGGGCTTCTATCCCAGGATCTTACTATCACATGGGCGGAAATTTACCCGAGACTCCGAAATTTCAGGCATTTCCAaagctatctttttaatttatttcgtttatatattcacttttattattctttttatttctttatttgtgttaaaataattttaaaactcaacAGTAATAACAATTTCTTTAATACAAAACTAAAACTAACGTAggtgcaattctgaaaaataacttcaaatacTATGTGACGTGCTTAATATGTGCAAAACATCTCCATAACAATTCTAAAGAAAGCAAACTGCCACTCATTTTCGAAGGTTTATACATATAACCTGgattttggtttttaaatcttcaaggcCAAAATATTTCTTGGGGCAGCCACCAAACCCTGACATATCTCCTAACGTGATTAAAGATGTGTTTTTAGGgctacaacttcaaaaaattcAGAAGCCTACTCAAACACCGACCCTTACCTGAACTTTATCACAAAAAACCGACTACAATTACatcattcagttttcaattttaaaggatttctatGGGAGGAAGATTAATAAATTTCACAACCCTCATCCCAGTCTTCTcctctaacgtctccaaagatagcCAAAATTAGTGTTTCtaagatttaaatttcgaaatatttcatgGGGTCTCTGAAACCTTTTTCCTAACTAATGAACCCTTTCTTTAGCATCAGCACATAGCTTGAAATCTcccttttagaaaatactaccACGAGAAAACCCTcaaacccttccttcccatggATAGCattaaattgatttcagttttgaaaaaaattctgggagAAATCTTCTCCTTTTTCCTCTATCGCTATCAAACAaagcctaaaattgagtttttaacacttcaatattgaaaaatttttgaaaaaccactGAATCCCCTAACATCAACAatgatagtctaaaattgtgcCTTAAAGCCGtcgattttgaaagttttccgcAGGAAATCACCAAATTCCTTTCTTCTCCATTTTCATCAAACATCACCTAATTGGGaccaaaatttcagaaaaaaactctGAGAGGAGCCCCCAACTCCCTATTGTTACCAAAATTAATCTGAACTTatctcaagttttaaaaataatttggtaGGCAGGGAACCTCCACCACTCTCCTTCATTTCACACAAAATTGtctaaatttgcgattttagatgTCAGCTCTTTGAAGACTCTTCCGGGGACCATGGGACTTCTAACGTTCCGCCCCTCCCCCCCTCTAAACGTCATCTCTGTACCAATTTCTCTgtacttctatttcgaaaaatttccaagaagAGCTCCCCCCCGTTCCCTGCAATTCTGTTCCACTTCTGACATCACAAAGACGTCTGTTTTTTTGCATgtagtctaaaattgcttttttagaactgataaattttggtgcattttcttTTTCCGTCTAAGCTATAAATGCGCACATAGGCGGCTCGTAAGAGGGGGGCAAACGCCCGCTCACTTCCAACGGTGAAGGGGCTTGTCGCCTCACTTCTCGAAGTTGCACAATAATGATCAATagagaaatgattttttactaGGTGGGTTGATTTATtccatgaaaataaaactaaaaattccaactaaatgAACTTTCCCATGATTTTTCACGATAATCGAGCTTTGAATTGGAATTTGGAAGCCACATAGAGAGCAACTATTTTTGCTACAGgtgctttgaaaaaaatcacacaaattttttttaaataagaatttaaaaaacactattttttacatatttgaagaaacttcaaGGGCCTGCCAGAGGCCTTAAATACCATTAACtagcagaatatttttaaaaataaactaagaatCTTACTCTGCAGCTATTTTTACAACTACTGGCAATTAAAAAACATTCTTACACatagcaatttgaaaaaattaaaactaaaatgctATTTTTAGATATTTGGCAAAACTTCAATTGCTAAGCAAGggatttaagtatattttaatttcaaaacatttttttacaagcatTTGGTACCAATACAgaacttttcccaccacaagcattttcaaattttaaaagaagttaaAATTGATCCAGACTAATTAATTACCTGTTTAacaattctttttatttaaaaccacattttttttaatgctaaaactgtatttaaaatgcaACTCTTTCTAAGGTTcacaagaagggaaaaaaataattaaagtataaacaatgatgttttaaaaagttattcaattttttaaagcatcgttgtttatcatttttcaacatttaccacattagatatgaaaaaaaaaaattaaattgcaatacagtagcaaaaaaaatcattttgaatgtCTGTATTAAGTTTGAAAATAGTGTCAAATCCACACTTGTGTATTTTGTTTGCAAGATGAGGGGAGGGAATAATAATGTCTGTGGGGGGAATAAGACCAATAAAATGTGAGTGCTTTTTTGTATCTTAAGGAGTCGCCATGGCCCCTATTGCTAAATGTTAAATCCGCCGCCACCGAATTCAGAACCTTATCAATCAGGCCTCCATGGCGAGATATTTAAATACCAGGGGGGTCATTCCAAACTATTCACGTTTCGacttcgagatttcccgtcacgtgatcgatgttgtcgaaaaaatctcgcaacgTTGAATTCTGAACAGCTTGCAGCTGTCTCTCGAAGAGGCACcgattttttcgattagtttggtaggccaggaggtacacgtgacttcttccaaccaatgtcctttcagcgcagctagttttgttttgtttaatccttACACGGAAAAGCGAgaactttgacgactggcacAATAATGGCTactcttcaaagaatacgttttacgttacaaagaatcacaccgaaataattttagattttcttgaagcaaatccagatgttcttaaaaattaattctccgagaattttacaaaatagcacacaaaggaaaaatggccgAGGGCTCCAGTGCCAAAAGCTTAgtcgaatggcaaaaagtaagtcatattttttttcatatttcaatattacagtgtctaaaacaaaatcGAAAAGGTGaaaacagccaatacataaatatgataaaaattaaccataaattttgttgatttactatataacaccatctatattagtaagaacgtcgtatatgaaatgtatttttaccaagaaactataatcgaaataataataatagtaacttaaaaaaaaataatgatactaaaaaaaaaaaatctcaaccgtcataaatgcagacgaaaaattataaatagttcgtaatcgtagattgaatattatgttgttgcgatgtctaatgaagtgcagagtgcgaaagtttagaggcatccaaaagtcttgatgaaaaaatctgctaattcaaattgaataaaaaaacactaaaatgcaggggggagggggtgttaGGGCATGGCgttgactgcgccattgaaatttttaaaggggcttgaggggtatttttgggggggggctcttgcttttggaggggggagtcttccggatatttggggggaggggcacccctacaaaatgtaaaaggtttgttgtgctaattgagcttttggggatgggagcagacataacagaatatataatcttccatattaggattagtaatATAAAAACCAACCCTCCCCCCGCTCCAGTTGCAATTATAACacaatctcagtttcaaagacatgttccagattttttttctcttctcctttaaaattataatttaataagcatatgctaaataaaaagtattacttcttcaCTATTCCGGTTTTAAAActccattttttctaggtattgttttccaagacccaatcttaagatatcctcaaaacagtacttttctagattttctttttaaaacaagcaacttgtacctatgattacacaattccatctttattttcaagattaaaaagtcaaaacagcaatcttgattacaagagcagtttaaaataaataaatactctgcttctgtaaatgtatattgaaaaaatattcgtaaaaggaataaatttttcaatcattatttctcttcagctgataaagaactttaaagttcaacccaaaggaaagatcctaaattgaagaagaaaagaaaaaaggagcattttgaagcattctcttttccttgaaatgcatcatattatatagcagccaatttacaaatgcttacagtataatAGAATACAGTATTTgtataatattgctaattttgatgtcggcgaaatggaaaatcaaattttagaaacaattccCCAGGAATTACCGCCTTtctactgttttgtaattagttaatcaatatcaaatttcaataaacaaaaataaattttcttacaaattgaattcatttgaaattgaatattgacagtaggtaataaataaagaatttaggaaaaatgggggaggaggattttatagcaaaagaagacaaaaaaaattacCTACGTCAGTGGTGTAcccagcatgggtgacacccggggcggtaatttgtgatgttacaccccccccccaaaaaaacgcaaaaaaaaagggattgtgtaaatttgaaattcatacaattttcagaaacaactagtacttttgtgaaaaaactaaattttaagtgggataatgtacaaaagaaaaataaaatttataaacgctttttacataaaatttgctctagacgcatttgtgcaggccgtcgagcggtcaaaaaaaataagagggagtaggaaattcctagccccttaattatttcaaatgcattatatcttgaaaatttggagtgtccccgattcccctcccccccacccttaccttaattcctaaatgatgggtttggttacaagaaagtggaatcaatggaagttatcaaccttagccgaatgcattttcattcacaaactaacattttttacattgaaaaaggagctcttaacacgtgtcttccgaaacacgtgtctgcaatttaattcggatgtttgtgcattataatgttgttattagttgaattaagcattttaagctttgaaaacttgttgtaaagcgaaaaatgttgatatatatacctattttatgtttgcagttataacccccccccccttgcccctccaccatttttggggttggccacatcctaattcgttttcctggtgccaatacctatcagaaaaaccaactgccgtaattttatcacaaaaattccacggaCAACCACTTCCCCCCCCCTCACTATGTTTAAGgttcctaacattctaatttgttttctgcttgccaatcagaaaaactaactcccttttttgtgtcacaaaagtttaacggaaaaccacttgcccccagcgTGGTTTTAACCCTCCCTCCCCTTCACAATGTTCAAGGtttgtaacattctaatttgttttctgcttgccaatacctttctgaaaataactcccatttttgtgtcacaaaaatttaacggaaaaccacttgcccccccccccggcaccATCTCCAAGATTGggaacatccaaattcgttttcctcgatccaatacctttcagaaagacaaactcccaaattgtatcacaaaaatcgctcaATCTCACCAACTttagggcagtcgagatttcgctccgcaaataagcgcccgaaaagtcacttttccccttcttttggcgattggaattgctacttgcgagaatttcctttcgagaccgctttttttcctatagcgccatctagtgaggcgatcagaactaatctcgcaaggtgaatttcgagcttggaataagcgcCCAGgacacttttaaaacaatgtttaaagGAATTTCAGGAAAATTAGGACAGTTCCCAACCCGGTGCACACAATTTTACTTACCATGGAATCGTCATTTACAATGCCTTCACTAATCAGCATACGACTAATTTTCAAAGCTAACATACTGCTAGATGAAGAAGAGGACGACCCCTCTTCCCGACTTTGTAGCTCAGTCaggaacttttcttttttctctttggaAGTCATTTGTTTTTTAGCACTAATCATTTGAATTGGTTCATGAGTTGGTTCAGAATTCAGTTGTTTTATCTCAGTCAGgaactttttcttattttccacagaagcaatttcatttttagcACTAATCATCTGGATTGGTTCATCAGATGACAGTTCAGAATTCACATTCAGATCTTCATCTTCTATGTTAGTCTGCACAACTGATAAATATTTCTTAGATCCTGTTGCTTCGCTTTTATCGTTAAGTAATCTCATGCTCTCTGAAGAAGTGTCACAAGTAGGCTTGCCTTTCGACTCATCTTCAATAGTAACACTGATATCTGGCCGAGAAGCAAGAAACTCTTCAACAGTCATCTGATCCACTTTGGGTTTGTTACCCTTCCAAGCCATTGTCACAACGAGCCAATATTGATTAGAATCATCTAACACTTCAAAACAGTTAAACTTTAAAGTATCACCATCTTTTACAACTTCTTTTACATCATCAAAATGATCAGAAATTGGAGTTCCATTTCTGTATATGTCATTAAAACCACACACTGCCGAATCCTGCAATGCTTTGCTTTCAATTCGAATAAATCGACTATAAGCTGTAGTAACTGTGCCTAATATaccttcaaaaaatttaacatatgGCTTAAAATTGCTATTAGATAAATTGTCATTAGATAAGTCATTCTGATTATCTGATACAAGATCATTATTTTCATTACAGTCTGCTATGCTGTTTTGATCAGtcacatcatcatcatcatcatcagagTTTGCCAAAAGATCTCCGAATTTAGCCATGATGCCTGAATcttcaaaatttgaataattttgattaaGTTCTTTGACATTGTCAACGGCTATTTCATGTTCCCTGTCAGCAAATTGGGAATGCTCTTCTTCATCATCTGAGCAAGGAGTATCGGCCCAATTAAAATTCGACTTACGACTTGAAGTATATTTAGAAATTACTTTTTCAGAGCTATTGTGATGCGTATTTGATAGAACTCTCGAGTCCTTATTATGCTTCgactttttagaacttttttgtgATCCTTTGGAAGAATTTAAACTTGTTAGAGAACCAGTTCTAGATGATTGCAGACTTCTAGAGGCTCCTTTCTCAATATCAGCTAAGCTCAAAAATGATTcctttggttttttattttctgGAAACACATAAATACCAGAATCTTTTTCTGATTCTAAATCAAGACTTGATATGCTAGATTTTGGGggcaatttattttgttttttataatttgaatttatgaACTCTCTATTTGTTTTCTTAAATGATGGAGAAACTGTTGGCTCATTTGAGATTTGCACATCAGATATGTCACTAGCTTCATCATCTGATAATCCAAAATCCTCACTTGATAAAACAACATCAGGTTTTTCACCAACCCAAGCTAATACAGCCTTCCACCCGGGTGCTGACTTGATTCTTACAGCATCAAATTGCACCTTATCACCATCACTAAACTCCCAAAGTTTCTCTACTACTTTTGCTCCGTGAGAATAGAACAGTGTAGAATCTGCATCGGCAAGTTCAGCTAAATTAGGACCAAACTTTATAACAGATCCTGATGTGCGAGGAAAAAATTGGCCACTTTCATTTGCAAGAAGcatattgtttttttgttttgcttctctCGAAAGCAAAGAATTGTATGTTTTTACGTGACTTTCCTTCTTGGCCTTCGTATCTAGTAGAGAATTCGATGAGCCCACACTGTAGTTATCATAGACAGAATCATCATCTGATAAATACATTTCATCATTCTTCTTGCttgacttctttttacttttgGTTCCTTTAATCCAAACTTTAGTTGCTTCCCATCTTGCTTTTGCGTCAGATTTAGTGGATCTCATAGCACTAAACTCTACTACAGTCCCAACTTTAACAACTTCACTCAAATCAACAACATTCGAGTATTTAGAAAgatgatttttatgaaaaaacacAGAACTATTAG
Proteins encoded:
- the LOC129230060 gene encoding uncharacterized protein LOC129230060 isoform X3, producing MNDEEIEYANFIKQRIENSGGSVKFQHLTGHLSQLSLNIRKAVGGGTQELMKFLRKHHNIFTIDPKGNVSVKQSAAHLFSPLTLPEEEKSHNSLPLKLEGHGVAINVHPTFGFINAKHPFKTTVYFCPSNFENGKGSLLTDFNLFVGCKLFFNAVLGNPNFEAKYKAVKVWKPLEPEDPPDEPIKPKLRKNRDSGLYDPNMKEGEGVVHKVFPTHAFITVEDDPNSSVFFHKNHLSKYSNVVDLSEVVKVGTVVEFSAMRSTKSDAKARWEATKVWIKGTKSKKKSSKKNDEMYLSDDDSVYDNYSVGSSNSLLDTKAKKESHVKTYNSLLSREAKQKNNMLLANESGQFFPRTSGSVIKFGPNLAELADADSTLFYSHGAKVVEKLWEFSDGDKVQFDAVRIKSAPGWKAVLAWVGEKPDVVLSSEDFGLSDDEASDISDVQISNEPTVSPSFKKTNREFINSNYKKQNKLPPKSSISSLDLESEKDSGIYVFPENKKPKESFLSLADIEKGASRSLQSSRTGSLTSLNSSKGSQKSSKKSKHNKDSRVLSNTHHNSSEKVISKYTSSRKSNFNWADTPCSDDEEEHSQFADREHEIAVDNVKELNQNYSNFEDSGIMAKFGDLLANSDDDDDDVTDQNSIADCNENNDLVSDNQNDLSNDNLSNSNFKPYVKFFEGILGTVTTAYSRFIRIESKALQDSAVCGFNDIYRNGTPISDHFDDVKEVVKDGDTLKFNCFEVLDDSNQYWLVVTMAWKGNKPKVDQMTVEEFLASRPDISVTIEDESKGKPTCDTSSESMRLLNDKSEATGSKKYLSVVQTNIEDEDLNVNSELSSDEPIQMISAKNEIASVENKKKFLTEIKQLNSEPTHEPIQMISAKKQMTSKEKKEKFLTELQSREEGSSSSSSSSMLALKISRMLISEGIVNDDSMENLHNISLEIINLVLKESSRDTTSISSVASSFSNDRSLRTEVNLLSQDIASQTNNFSASPSSNSSSNKAVQTIITGEVFSQSSFLKTTPLSNCF
- the LOC129230060 gene encoding uncharacterized protein LOC129230060 isoform X1, encoding MNDEEIEYANFIKQRIENSGGSVKFQHLTGHLSQLSLNIRKAVGGGTQELMKFLRKHHNIFTIDPKGNVSVKQSAAHLFSPLTLPEEEKSHNSLPLKLEGHGVAINVHPTFGFINAKHPFKTTVYFCPSNFENGKGSLLTDFNLFVGCKLFFNAVLGNPNFEAKYKAVKVWKPLEPEDPPDEPIKPKLRKNRDSGLYDPNMKEGEGVVHKVFPTHAFITVEDDPNSSVFFHKNHLSKYSNVVDLSEVVKVGTVVEFSAMRSTKSDAKARWEATKVWIKGTKSKKKSSKKNDEMYLSDDDSVYDNYSVGSSNSLLDTKAKKESHVKTYNSLLSREAKQKNNMLLANESGQFFPRTSGSVIKFGPNLAELADADSTLFYSHGAKVVEKLWEFSDGDKVQFDAVRIKSAPGWKAVLAWVGEKPDVVLSSEDFGLSDDEASDISDVQISNEPTVSPSFKKTNREFINSNYKKQNKLPPKSSISSLDLESEKDSGIYVFPENKKPKESFLSLADIEKGASRSLQSSRTGSLTSLNSSKGSQKSSKKSKHNKDSRVLSNTHHNSSEKVISKYTSSRKSNFNWADTPCSDDEEEHSQFADREHEIAVDNVKELNQNYSNFEDSGIMAKFGDLLANSDDDDDDVTDQNSIADCNENNDLVSDNQNDLSNDNLSNSNFKPYVKFFEGILGTVTTAYSRFIRIESKALQDSAVCGFNDIYRNGTPISDHFDDVKEVVKDGDTLKFNCFEVLDDSNQYWLVVTMAWKGNKPKVDQMTVEEFLASRPDISVTIEDESKGKPTCDTSSESMRLLNDKSEATGSKKYLSVVQTNIEDEDLNVNSELSSDEPIQMISAKNEIASVENKKKFLTEIKQLNSEPTHEPIQMISAKKQMTSKEKKEKFLTELQSREEGSSSSSSSSMLALKISRMLISEGIVNDDSMENLHNISLEIINLVLKESSRDTTSISSVASSFSNDRSLRTEVNLLSQDIASQTNNFSASPSSNSSSNKAVQTIITGEVFSQSLLSVFWSYFMVKMKSLLFLLWKQN
- the LOC129230060 gene encoding uncharacterized protein LOC129230060 isoform X2, with translation MSSSKTESLSMNDEEIEYANFIKQRIENSGGSVKFQHLTGHLSQLSLNIRKAVGGGTQELMKFLRKHHNIFTIDPKGNVSVKQSAAHLFSPLTLPEEEKSHNSLPLKLEGHGVAINVHPTFGFINAKHPFKTTVYFCPSNFENGKGSLLTDFNLFVGCKLFFNAVLGNPNFEAKYKAVKVWKPLEPEDPPDEPIKPKLRKNRDSGLYDPNMKEGEGVVHKVFPTHAFITVEDDPNSSVFFHKNHLSKYSNVVDLSEVVKVGTVVEFSAMRSTKSDAKARWEATKVWIKGTKSKKKSSKKNDEMYLSDDDSVYDNYSVGSSNSLLDTKAKKESHVKTYNSLLSREAKQKNNMLLANESGQFFPRTSGSVIKFGPNLAELADADSTLFYSHGAKVVEKLWEFSDGDKVQFDAVRIKSAPGWKAVLAWVGEKPDVVLSSEDFGLSDDEASDISDVQISNEPTVSPSFKKTNREFINSNYKKQNKLPPKSSISSLDLESEKDSGIYVFPENKKPKESFLSLADIEKGASRSLQSSRTGSLTSLNSSKGSQKSSKKSKHNKDSRVLSNTHHNSSEKVISKYTSSRKSNFNWADTPCSDDEEEHSQFADREHEIAVDNVKELNQNYSNFEDSGIMAKFGDLLANSDDDDDDVTDQNSIADCNENNDLVSDNQNDLSNDNLSNSNFKPYVKFFEGILGTVTTAYSRFIRIESKALQDSAVCGFNDIYRNGTPISDHFDDVKEVVKDGDTLKFNCFEVLDDSNQYWLVVTMAWKGNKPKVDQMTVEEFLASRPDISVTIEDESKGKPTCDTSSESMRLLNDKSEATGSKKYLSVVQTNIEDEDLNVNSELSSDEPIQMISAKNEIASVENKKKFLTEIKQLNSEPTHEPIQMISAKKQMTSKEKKEKFLTELQSREEGSSSSSSSSMLALKISRMLISEGIVNDDSMENLHNISLEIINLVLKESSRDTTSISSVASSFSNDRSLRTEVNLLSQDIASQTNNFSASPSSNSSSNKAVQTIITGEVFSQSIFTQ